Part of the Cohnella candidum genome, CGTCGCTTCCAAAATTGCGGACAGGGCGGGGATTACGCGGTCCGTCATCGTGAACGCGCTCCGCAAACTCGAAAGCGCCGGCGTCATCGAAACGCGTTCGCTCGGCATGAAGGGGACGTACATCCGGATCTTGAATTCCCAACTGCTGGACGAAATCGAGCGGAAGAAAAATTAAGACCCTAACACTTTTCTAACAAACGAAAGCCCTGATCTTATCCAAGATTAGGGCTTTTTTCTTATTGTTTTAGGGGCATGTCTCAGAGATGATAGTTTTTGTAATTATATCGGCAACATTCCTCATTTTTTTAATAAAAAATGAAACTCCTGTCGAAATCAGCAGGAATTTGACCGATCGGCGTTGAAATATAGGGAGATATCCATGAACTTTTTCTCATTTTCAGTACGGAAGGATGGCCATCCCGAATGGATCTCTTGAGCGGTGCTTCGTTTCAGCGTCTGGAAGGCGCGATCCATGCCGCATCCATGCGACAGCAAGTTTTAGCCAACAACATCGCCAACGTGGATACCCCGAATTTTAAAAGATCCGACGTCGTTTTCGAAGAGATGCTCTCCAAAGCCATGGGGGCCGGCGGACAGTCGACTTTGTCTCTCAAAACGACGGACGCCCGTCACCTCTCGAACGGAGGGACTTCTTCCAATCCGGCGCCGACGGTCGTCACCGATAAGAACAGCGTATACAACAATAACCGCAACAACGTGGACATCGACAAAGAGATGTCGCTCGTCGCGGAGAATCAATTAAGATATAACCTATTTATCCAGCAAGTGAATCACGACGTGAAAATGATGCGGACAGGCATCGACGGGAGGGCGTAACGGATGAGGCTTTCGGGATTCGATATCAGCGCTTCGGCTTTGACCACCCAACGGCTTCGCATGGACGTCATTTCGGCCAACATCGCGAACGCCGAGACGACCCGGGCCGAATACGTCAACGGGAAATTCGTCCCTTACCGCCGCAAGGAAGTCGTCGTCGCTCCAGTCCAAACCAAATTCGGCAGCCTGCTCGACGAGAAATTGAATGCCGCGGGGGCGCAGGGCGTGCAAGTCACGGCGATCAAAGAAGATTCCACGCCGTTCAAGCAAGTCTACAACCCGACCCATCCGGACGCCGACGCGAACGGCATGGTCAGCATGCCGAACGTGGACGTTCTGAAGGAAATGGTCGACATGATCTCGGCCACGCGTTCGTACGAAGCGAACGTTACGGCTCTGAACGCGAGCAAGGCTATGTTCACCAAGTCACTCGAAATCGGACGTTAATCCGCCGAAGCAGACTGACCGCATTGTAAAAGATACCGAAATGGTGGGATTCCCATGATTCAAAATATGCTTTTAACTCCGATTACGCCGATTACTTCGGCAGCCTTGCAGCAGACGACGGCCGCCAAGGCAACGCCCGCCGAAGCGACCGACAGCTTCGCGTCTTTCCTCAAAACCGCGCTCGACGGGGTGGCCGCCCAGGAGCAGAACGTACATAAGGTCACCGACCAATTCATCGTCGGGCAAGCCGACATCAACGACGTCATGATCGCTTCCTCCAAAGCCGAACTGAGTCTGTCCCTAACCTCGCAAGTTCGCAACAAAGTCATCGAGGCTTACCAGGAAATCATGCGGACGCAGATGTAATCGGGGCGTTTTCCTAGCAACAACCCGCAGCCGGCGATCCCGAACCGTCGGGATCCGGCTGCGTTATCCGCAGGTGAGGTGACAACGTGAACGAGAGATGGGCACAGGTTCGCGAGAGGCTGATGAGCTTCTGGAACCAGTACAGCAAGACGCAGAAATGGGTGCTCGCCTCGACGGCCGTTTTTTTGCTGCTTGCCGTCATTCTATTGACTTCATGGCTGACCCGCACGCAATACGAGGTCGCCTTTCAAAATTTGGACAGCACGGATGCCGCCGCCATCATGCAGTATTTGGACGGTCAAGGGATTTCGTATAAGCTGAGCGCCGACGGATCGAGCATTTCGGTGCCGAGCGCGTCTGCCGCTCGAGCGAGGGTGGACGTAGGGTCCCAGGGGCTGTTGGTGAACGGTTCGATCGGGTTCAAGGAATTGAGTGAGTCGAGCTCGTCCATCGGGACGACCCAGGAAGAATTCCAGGTCAAGCTGCGCAATGCGCTGAACGGGGAAGTGCAGCAATTGCTGCAAAGCAAGCAGGGCGTTCAGCGGGCTAAGGTCCTGATCAATCTGCCTCAGGAGACGGTTTTCGCGAGCGACGAAGACAAAGAGAAGGCAAGCGCTTCCGTCGTCCTGACGTTCAAACCCGGCTTCCGACCGAAGCAGGAGGAAGTCGACAGTTACTTCAATCTCGTGAAAACGGCCGTACCGAACCTCAGCATGGACGGCATCACGATCGCGAGTACGACGGCGGGCGAACTGGAGCCTTCGGACAAGGTCGGCGGTTCCTCTTCTTCCTCCGGCGCCGTGCAATCCCAGTTCGAATTGACGCACCAATTCGAGAACGAAGTGAAAAAGAACATCCAGCAGTTCCTGATTCCGATGGTCGGCATGGATAATATGGTCATCAGCGTCGTGTCGACGTTGAACTTCGACAAGAAGTCGACCGAAGCCAATACGGTCGTGCCGCTTCCGAACAACGACAACAACGGGATCGTCATCAGCAAGGAATCGACGACCGAATCCTCCACCGGCACAGACGGTTCGGCGGGCGGAGTCGCGGGAACGGGACAAACCGACGTCACCAACTTCCCGGGCGGTTCGTCCTCCTCTACCAGTACATCGGAATCCACGCACGATATTGTGAATTACGAACCGAGCCGCGTGAAGGATCTCATCGAGTCGGCTCCTTACAAAGTAAAGGACGTTTCGATCAACGTCGGGATCGATTCCACGCAGATGACGCCGGAAAAGACCGCGGCGATCCAGCAGATGCTGGTCGGCAGCGTACGTACGCTGCTCGCGGAATCGGGCCAGACTTTGAACGACCAAGATTTGGCCAAACGTGTGTCCGTCATCTCGCAGACGTTTAACGCGAATGCGGCGCAATCGTCCGGTTTAACGGTTTCGGCTTACTGGCTGGCGGGTCTCGGCGTGCTGGCAGCCGCGCTGCTCGGCGGAGGCGGTTACTACGTTTACCGCCGCCGGAAAGCGGCACGGGAAGCAGCCGAGCTGGCCGCCGCGGAAGTGCCGCGCGTGGAGCTGCCGACGATCGATATCGACAACGTTTCGAACGAGAGCCAGGTTCGCAAGCAGCTTGAAAATCTGGCTAAGAGAAAACCGGAGGAGTTCGTCAACTTGCTCCGGACTTGGCTGGTGGATGAATAGGGGTGGCAGCACAAATGGCGAAATCAGGAATCCAACTTTCCGGCCGGCAGAAAGCGGCCATCCTGCTCATCACGCTGGGACCGGAAGTTTCCGCCAACGTCTTCAAGCAACTGCGGGACGAGGAGATCGAGCAGCTCACGCTTGAGATCGCCAACGTTCGCAAGGTGGACAGCGTAGAAAAGGAAAACATCCTGTCCGAGTTCCATCAAATTTGCATCGCGCAGGAATATATCTCCCAGGGCGGGATTACATACGCCAAAGAAATTTTGGAAAAGGCGCTCGGTTCGGGCAGGGCTTCGGATATCCTGAACCGGCTGACCGCGACGCTGCAGGTAAGGCCGTTCGACTTCGCCCGCAAAGCGGAACCGCAGCAAATCCTGAACTTCATCCAGAACGAGAACTCCCAGACGATCGCGCTCGTGCTTTCCTACTTGCAGCCGGAGCAATCGTCGGCGGTGCTCTCCTCGCTTCCGCAAGACAAGCAGGCGGACGTCGCCCGCCGGATCGCGCTGATGGACAGCACTTCGCCGGAAGTCATCGCGCAGGTTGAACGGGTGCTCGAACAGAAGCTGTCGGCGACGGTCACGCAGGATTACACGAACGCGGGCGGCATCGAAGCGATCGTGCAGATCCTGAACGGGGTCGACCGCGGAACGGAGAGGACGATTCTCGATTCCCTCGAAATCCAGGATCCCGAGCTGGCGGAAGAGATCAAGAAGCGGATGTTCGTCTTCGAGGACATCGTCAACCTCGACAACCGTTCGATCCAGCGGATCATTCGCGACATCGAGAACGCCGACCTGCAGCTGGCGCTCAAGGTGGCCAGCGACGAAGTGCGGGAGGCGATCTTCCGCAACATGTCCAAACGCATGGCCGATACGTTCAAGGAAGAAATGGAATACATGGGTCCCGTTCGCTTGCGGGACGTCGAAGAAGCGCAAACCCGCATCGTAGGCACGATCCGCAGATTGGAAGAGTCGGGAGAGATCATCATCGCTCGCGGCGGAGGAGACGATATCATTGTCTAATCTGATCAAATCCGGACGGGTCGTGTCTGTGGACGACCTCAAGCAGCTGGAACTGATCCGCCATTTCATCCCCAAAACCCAAAATACTTCAGGTTCCGACGCGGAATTCGAAGGAAATGGGGGGCCCGATGTCGAAACTCAATCTTTGAAAGAACGCATTCTGGAAGACGCCGAAAAAACGGCCCAAGAGATGCTGAACCGGGCCCGCGAGGAAGCCGCCGAAATCCGGGCGGCTGCCGAGCGGGAAGTCGAATCCTGGTGGGAGTCCCGCCGGGATGAGGACGACTCCGTGACGGAACAAGCGCGCCAAGACGGTTACCGGGAAGGTTATGCCGCCGGAGCCGAACAGGCGGCGCGCGACCTGATGAACGAATGGGATGCCCGGTTGAACGAAGCCCGTCAAGTGGTCGAGCAAGCTTACGTGACGAAAGAACGAGTGATCGCGGAAGCCGAAACGTTCGTCGTCGATCTGAGTTGCGCGATCGCCGGAAAACTCGTCTCGGCCCACCTGGCCGAAGCGCCGGAGAAGGTCATCCGGTTGTTCGGCCAAGCGCTCGCGCGGCGGAAAGAGCAGGGAGTCATCACGTTATGCGTGGCTCCGTCCCAGTTCGATTTCGTCCAGGCGGCGAAGGACGAACTGACGTTATCTCTCGATTCGCAGGCTGAACTTCAGATCGTACCGGACTTGACCGTGGAGGAAGGCGGCTGCATCGTCCGTTCTTCCTTCGGAAGCATCGACGCGAGAGTGGACACGCAGCTCGCCGCGATCCGCGCGGAATTGCTGAGAGTAGCGGCGCACGCCGCGGAAGAGGGGATCTCCGATGGCGCTTCTTGACGTGTCCCGCTACGAAGAAGCGCTCGCGAACCTGGATCCGGTCCGCGTGAACGGCAAGGTGACGCAAGTCATCGGGCTCACCGTCGAATCCGAAGGGCCTGACGCGAGCGTCGGCGAAGTTTGCGCCATCCACCCGATGAAAGGCGGAACGCCGATTTTGGCCGAGGTCGTCGGGTTCCGCGACAATCGCCTGCTGCTCATGCCCTTGGGAGAGCTGCACGCCATCGGCCCCGGCTGCGACGTCGTCGCGACGGGACGGCCGCTCACGGTCCAGGTCGGATCGGAGCTGCTGGGCAAAGTGCTGGACGGACTCGGCCAGCCGCTCGACGGCTCCAAGCTGCCCGCCCGTATGCCGCATTACTCGACGCACCGGAAGCCCGGGAACCCGCTGGATCGCCCGCGCGTCACCGAGCCGCTGGGCACCGGGGTTCGCGCCATCGACGGTCTCCTGACCGTGGGGCAGGGGCAGCGGGTCGGCATTTTCGCCGGCTCCGGCGTCGGCAAGAGCACGCTCCTCGGCATGGTTGCCCGCAACACCGCGGCGGACGTGAACGTCATCGCGCTGATCGGGGAACGCGGCCGGGAAGTGCTCGAATTCGTCGAGAAAGATCTCGGACCTGAAGGCTTGGCGCGATCGGTCGTGATCGTCGCCACTTCGGACCAGCCCGCGCTGATCCGCATCAAGGGCGCTCTGATCGCCACGACGATCGCGGAATATTTCCGGGACAGAGGCCTGAACGTGATGTTGATGATGGACTCCGTCACGCGTTACGCGATGGCTCTCCGGGAAGTCGGGCTGGCGATCGGAGAGCCGCCGGCGACCCGGGGTTACACGCCTTCGGTGTTCGCCGCGCTGCCCAAGCTTCTCGAACGGGCGGGCACGGGGCCGACCGGCTCCATCACCGCGTTTTATACGGTACTGGTGGACGGGGACGACATGAACGAACCGATCGCCGACGCGGTGCGCGGCATCCTGGACGGCCATATCGTGCTCCACCGGAATCTTGCGAATAAGGGCCATTTCCCCGCCATCGACATTCTGGCCAGCATCAGCCGCGTCATGAACAACATCGTCGGGGAAGAACAGCGGAACGCATCCGAACAGTTGAAGAGATTGCTCTCCATCTATAGAGATTCGGAAGACTTGATCAATATCGGGGCGTACCAGAGAGGCTCCAACCCGGAAATCGATAAATCCATCCAGTTCATCGATTTGATCAATGCCTACACGCGCCAGAGAACCGACGAGAAATTGTCTCTCGACGAGGCGACGGAACGGCTGATTATCGATTTTTACAGGAGATGAGGATAGACGGCCATGCGGTTTCATTATCCTTTGCAGAAAATCGTGGACCTGAAGGGCAGCGAAAAGTCGATGGCGGAATGGGAATATGCCGCGTCTATCGGCCGGTTGAGAGAGGAAGAGGAGCGGCTCCGCGAGCTGCTTGCCGAACGGGCCGAGCTGGAAGAGCTTCTGTCGAACGCCGCCGTCTCCGGCGTCATGCTGGCGGAACTGGCTTCCCTGCAGCATTATCTCGACGTGCTGGAAGGCAGGATCCGCGGCCGGATGAGAGGCGTGGAAGCCGCTGAAGCCGGAGTCAGGCTGCAAAGAAGCAAGCTGGCCGAGAGATCGGTGGAAGAGAAGGTTTGGCTGAACGCACGCGACAAAGCCTATCAGCTCTATCGGAACGACTGGTTGACAAAACAGCAGAACGAGCTTGACGAGATGGCGATCGTCCGCGCCGCGTCCGCTCGGGGCTGACGAACGAAACGTTAGGAAAGGAGGAGGAATCGTGGCCGACGCCAATACGGAAAAAAGCAACTACAGCGGCTTCGAGCGTTTTCTCTTTTTTCTGACGCCGATTCTCTTCACGGCAGTGCTGCTGGGCATGCTGCTGCTCCTGTTCAATACGGAGTGGAGAAACAAGGCGCTGGAGATCGGAAACAAAGTCCCCGTGCTGAAAGCGGTGCTTCCGGATCCTGCATCCTCGGCGCCGCCGACCGGCACGGACGCGGACATCACCGTCAACAACGCGAAACAGAAAGTGGATGAGCTGCAAGCGCTGCTGGCCGACCGGGAAGCCTCCTTGAAGAAAGCGACGCAGGAGACGACCGACCAGAAGAAAGAGATCGAGAGCCTGAAAGCCCAAGTCGAGCAGCTGACCCAAGACAAACAGCAGCAGACGTTGTCGGACGACGAATACGCGGCGCGAATCAAATCGCTCGCCGGCGTGTACGCCAAGATGACGCCGAGCAAAGCCGCGCCGATCCTGGAAAGCATGACGGTCGAAGAAACGTCGTTGATTCTCGGCGCGATGGCGGATACCGAACGGACCCGCGTGCTGGAGAAAATGACGCCGCAGAAAGCCGCCGACGTTTCGATCCGGTTGAAGGACTCCGTCACCGCGAAAGATCAGCAGATCGCGGCGCTGCAGTCACGGGTCAAGGAACTCGAAACGGCGACGGGGGCAGGCGCTTCCACGCTGGACGTTTCCGAGCTGAAGAAGACGTTCTCCTCGATGAAAGCGGCCGACGCCGCGACGCTGCTGCTGACCATGTCGAGCACGAGCCAGTCCAAAGCGCTGCTCATTCTCGGCTCCATGGACGACAGCGCCCGTTCGCAGGTGCTGGCGGCGATGGCGAACCAGGACAGCAAGAAAACGGCTTCTCTCGTCAGCAAGCTGATGCCTGCGAACCCCTAAGGTTCACCAGGCGGCACAGGCACTCAATGAAAGGAGGTGAAAACAAAATGAACGCACTCGGAATCGTATCCGCGGTAAATACCGCATCGCCAACCTCAGCTTCGGCTTCGGGAACCGGGAAAACCGGGTCGTCCGGCGGTTTCGCGGGCGCGCTTGTCCAAGCCATCGGCGGAACGGCGAGCACGGGAACGGCTTCGGCAGGCAACGGAATCACGGCAGGCCTTGCAGGATTGCTCGGACTTTTCTCCGCCCCATCGGAAGACTCTTCTTCCGCAGGACTGCTCGAATTGCTCGCGGGATTGACGAAGGCATTGGACGCGCAGGATCCGAACGCGAAGCTTCCGGATGAGCTGCAAGACCAGCTCGCCGCGCTGCTTGTCATGCTTCAGAACCTGCTGAATCCGTCAGCATCCGAAATGCCGGATAATCCGCAAGATGCTTTGGCCGTTCTGACTTCGTCGATCGACGGGACCGACGCGCTGCAATCGCAATCGAACGCACAGCTCGGATGGATCGCGGCATTGAAGCAAACCGCTCAGAATTTGACGGACCGATTGGCAGCCGACTCCACGCTGGACGCCCAGGCGCCGCAAGTGAAAGAATCGCTGCAACAAGCGGTAAACGCGCTGCAGCAGCTCCAAGGCGACAAGACCGCGTCGAAGACGGCTGGCGTCGTCGAAGCGAGAACTTCGGCGGTCGACACCGCATCCGGTGCCGCGTCGACAGCGAACGCAGCGGCTGACCAGCAAAGCGGCAACGCTCCGGCGGAGGTTCAAGCCGAAGTCCGCAAAGCGGCCGTTCCTTTCCGGAATCCGGCATGGCAGTATGCGACGGCATCCTCCAAAGAAACGAACCCGCAAACGGAAGGGCAAATTCCGGCAACGGCGGTCGAAAACACGGACGCCTCGAGCCAGAACTCCGTACCGGTCTGGACTCTGCTGAAGTCGGCCGACAACTTGACGGCCGCGGCATCAACCGCGAACGCGTCGGTTCCCGCGCAAGTGCCGGTCCAGCAATTCGCCGAGCAGATGGGCAAATTCCTGGTCAAACAATTCGTCCTGACGCAAGGGCACGGGACGGCGGAGGCCAAAATCTCGCTGCATCCGGAGCATTTGGGGCAAGTGGACATCAAGATCATGATCCAGAACGGCCTGCTTACCGCGCAATTCACGGCGGAGAACGGAGCGGCCCGCGACCTGCTTGAGAATCAGATGGCTCAGCTTCGCTCCGCGCTTCAAGGACAAGGCTTGCAAGTCGACCGAATGGAAGTCGTCCAGCAATCGGCAGGAGCCGAATCCGCGGCCTTCTTCCAGCAGTTCCAGGGACGTTCGGGCTCGAATTCCCAGGGCGGCCAGTCCAGGGATCGCGGCGCCAAGGGCGTCTACGAAGACCCGGCGGCATTCGAAGCGGAACTCGACAGGACTTCGTTCCTTCGCGAGATCGGCTACGGCAGCTCGCTTAACGTAACCGCATAATCCCGCTAGGAGGTGATATTCCGGTGGCGGACATTACCGGAACGACGAACATTTGGCCGTACTATTCGGCGCAAAACGTTCAGACGGCCGCTCGCAAACCGGTGAAAGAGCTCGGCAAGGACCAGTTTTTGCAAATCCTCGTCACCCAGCTCAAAAACCAGGATCCGATGCAGCCTTTGGAGGATAAGGATTTCATCGCCCAGATGGCGCAATTCTCCTCCTTGGAACAGACGATGAACATGGCCAACAGCTTGGCCGCGCTTCGCCAATCGGCGGGCATGTCGGCCGATCTGATCGGCAAAACGGTCGGCTGGCAAGAAACGACCGAAACCGGGGTCGTCGATCGTACGGGCGTTGTCGATGCCATCATTCGGCGCGACAATGTGCAATACGTGAAAATCGGAACCTCGGAAGTGAAAATCGACGATTTGCTGTCCATTTCGGCGACGCCTGCGAACGAAACGTCAACGGCTTCGTCCAGCACGGGAGGGACCGGCAATGAGTGAACGCATGACCGTCGGGCAATTGGCGGCTACGCGCGCGGCATCTCTCCAGGGGACGCGGGCAACGGCTAAATCGGCAGGAACGCCGAACGGCGGGATTTCCTTCCGCGAACTGTTGAACCGCCAAGAACTGAAATTCAGCCATCACGCGGAGCAGCGGCTGCAGCAGAGAGGCATCGTGCTCAACACCGACCAGTTGGACAAGATCGCCGGCGCCGTAGACCAAGCGGCCGCCAAAGGAGCGAAAGACTCGCTCGTCCTGTACCGGGACATCGCGATGATCGTCAACGTGCCGAACCGTACCGTGGTAACGGCCTTGGACGGCACTTCGATGAAAGAGCATGTCTTCACGCAAATCGACAGCGCTGTCGTCGTCAGCTAGACGGAAAAGACGTTTCGTAATTGCAAGAGGGGCTGGTCCTGCCTGAAGGGGGCCCCGGGCCGCGGACCGACTGAAGCGGCCAGAAGCCAATCAATTTAGGAGGTAGGCAATTTCCATGTTGCGTTCCATGTATTCCGGCGTATCCGGCATGCGCGGCTTCCAAACGAAGCTCGACGTCATCGGCAACAACATCGCAAACGTCAATACCGTAGGATTCAAAGCAGGGCGCGTCATGTTCAAGGACATCCTGAGCCAATCGATGTCCGGCGTTACGGCTCCCGTAGAGGGAACGACCGGCGGCGTGAATGCCAAGCAAGTGGGCCTGGGCGTCGCGGTTTCCGCGATCGACACGATCCACACGCCGGGCAGTGCCATGACGACGAACGTCCCGACGGACCTTCGGATCGACGGCGACGGATTTTTCATCGTGAAACCGTCCTCCGAAAGCGACGCCAGCTACTTGACCCGCGCCGGCAACTTCACGCTCGACGCGAACCGCCAGCTGGTTAACGCCGACGGCATGCTGGTCGCTTCCTCCGAGGGAGAAGTGCCGATCCAGCTCGACGAGGCGGTTACGGCATTCTCCATTTCGCAAAGCGGCGAGATCGTTGCGATCGGCGCCGACGGCAATGCGACCGGAACCGGCACCTTCATCGGCGTCGCGAAGGTCACCAACCCGGGCGGCCTGGAGAAAGTCGGCGGCAACCTGTACCGCGTGACGGCCAACGCCAACGCGGACGGCACGTTCGAACCGACGACGGCGGCGAACGCCGAACTCGGCACGGGCGCGATCATTTCCGGCCAATTGGAAATGTCGAACGTCGACCTGACGAACGAATTCACCGAAATGATCGTCGCACAGCGCGGTTTCCAAGCGAACTCCAAAATCATCACCACTTCGGACGATATTTTGCAAGAAGTCGTCAATCTGAAACGATAATTGACGCCTCCGCCGGGAGAGGGCTAGGCCCTCTCCTCCGCGGATCGGGGGGATCTCCATGATCGCCGTCACGAGACTGAACGGCAGCCAATTCCATGTCAACGCTTTGCTGATCGAAACGGTGGAACAAACGCCGGATACGATGATTACGCTCACGACAGGCAAGAAATACATTGTTACCGAACATTCATCGGATGTGATCCGTTCCATCCGGCACTATCTGCGCAGTATCGGCATCATGGCCGCATTGACCGGCCAATCGGCGGATACGCAATCGGAGGGAGCTTCGTCATGAAGAAAATGTTACCTTGGCTCGTTTCGCTGCTGCTGGCGATCACGTTGATCGTCTCGGTGGGCGTTTACGTTTGGAACCATTACCTGAACGGCAGCGACTCCAAAGACCCGGTGGCCCAGGCGGAGGAGAGCGTGAAGGACGTTCAGGCCAAGCCGCTTTCCGCGGACGAGCTCATCAAGGTCACATCCGAGTTAACGGATATCAAAACGAACATCGCGGACACCACCTACGTCGTCGTTACCGGGTTTATCTTCCAGCTCGACAGCGAGAAGAGCAAGGAAGAGTTCGATAAAATCAAGGATATCGTGGTCAGGCCGATCATCAACCGCGCGCTGTGGGTGATGAAGCCGGAAGACCTGCAAGGAACGAAGGGCAAGGACCAGCTGTACGCGGGATTGATCAATTCGATCAACGCCGTGCTGACGGAAGGCAAAGTCACTAAGGTCGAACTGAAAGATTTCATCATGCAGCAAGTTTGACGGACGGACGACTTCCTATTCGGGGCTTTGAAAGGGGTGAGAGCAAATGGTAGACGTTTTATCGCAGAACGAGATCGACGCGCTGCTAGCGGCGCTGTCGTCCGGCGAAATGGATGCGGAAGAACTCAAAAAAGAGGATACGCAGAAAAAGGTACGCTCCTACGATTTTAAAAGGGCCGTGCGTTTTTCCAAGGATCACATCCGCAGCTTGACCCGAATCCACGAAAACTTCGCGCGTTATTTGACCACCTACTTTTCCGCCCAGCTCCGGACGTTCGTTCAGATTAACGTTGTCCAGGTGGAACAGCTGCCTTACGACGAATTCATCCGTTCCATTCCGAAAATGACGATCCTGAACATT contains:
- the fliJ gene encoding flagellar export protein FliJ, whose translation is MRFHYPLQKIVDLKGSEKSMAEWEYAASIGRLREEEERLRELLAERAELEELLSNAAVSGVMLAELASLQHYLDVLEGRIRGRMRGVEAAEAGVRLQRSKLAERSVEEKVWLNARDKAYQLYRNDWLTKQQNELDEMAIVRAASARG
- the flgB gene encoding flagellar basal body rod protein FlgB; the encoded protein is MDLLSGASFQRLEGAIHAASMRQQVLANNIANVDTPNFKRSDVVFEEMLSKAMGAGGQSTLSLKTTDARHLSNGGTSSNPAPTVVTDKNSVYNNNRNNVDIDKEMSLVAENQLRYNLFIQQVNHDVKMMRTGIDGRA
- the fliE gene encoding flagellar hook-basal body complex protein FliE, whose translation is MIQNMLLTPITPITSAALQQTTAAKATPAEATDSFASFLKTALDGVAAQEQNVHKVTDQFIVGQADINDVMIASSKAELSLSLTSQVRNKVIEAYQEIMRTQM
- a CDS encoding FliH/SctL family protein, coding for MSNLIKSGRVVSVDDLKQLELIRHFIPKTQNTSGSDAEFEGNGGPDVETQSLKERILEDAEKTAQEMLNRAREEAAEIRAAAEREVESWWESRRDEDDSVTEQARQDGYREGYAAGAEQAARDLMNEWDARLNEARQVVEQAYVTKERVIAEAETFVVDLSCAIAGKLVSAHLAEAPEKVIRLFGQALARRKEQGVITLCVAPSQFDFVQAAKDELTLSLDSQAELQIVPDLTVEEGGCIVRSSFGSIDARVDTQLAAIRAELLRVAAHAAEEGISDGAS
- the fliI gene encoding flagellar protein export ATPase FliI; protein product: MALLDVSRYEEALANLDPVRVNGKVTQVIGLTVESEGPDASVGEVCAIHPMKGGTPILAEVVGFRDNRLLLMPLGELHAIGPGCDVVATGRPLTVQVGSELLGKVLDGLGQPLDGSKLPARMPHYSTHRKPGNPLDRPRVTEPLGTGVRAIDGLLTVGQGQRVGIFAGSGVGKSTLLGMVARNTAADVNVIALIGERGREVLEFVEKDLGPEGLARSVVIVATSDQPALIRIKGALIATTIAEYFRDRGLNVMLMMDSVTRYAMALREVGLAIGEPPATRGYTPSVFAALPKLLERAGTGPTGSITAFYTVLVDGDDMNEPIADAVRGILDGHIVLHRNLANKGHFPAIDILASISRVMNNIVGEEQRNASEQLKRLLSIYRDSEDLINIGAYQRGSNPEIDKSIQFIDLINAYTRQRTDEKLSLDEATERLIIDFYRR
- the fliG gene encoding flagellar motor switch protein FliG, which gives rise to MAKSGIQLSGRQKAAILLITLGPEVSANVFKQLRDEEIEQLTLEIANVRKVDSVEKENILSEFHQICIAQEYISQGGITYAKEILEKALGSGRASDILNRLTATLQVRPFDFARKAEPQQILNFIQNENSQTIALVLSYLQPEQSSAVLSSLPQDKQADVARRIALMDSTSPEVIAQVERVLEQKLSATVTQDYTNAGGIEAIVQILNGVDRGTERTILDSLEIQDPELAEEIKKRMFVFEDIVNLDNRSIQRIIRDIENADLQLALKVASDEVREAIFRNMSKRMADTFKEEMEYMGPVRLRDVEEAQTRIVGTIRRLEESGEIIIARGGGDDIIV
- the fliF gene encoding flagellar basal-body MS-ring/collar protein FliF, giving the protein MNERWAQVRERLMSFWNQYSKTQKWVLASTAVFLLLAVILLTSWLTRTQYEVAFQNLDSTDAAAIMQYLDGQGISYKLSADGSSISVPSASAARARVDVGSQGLLVNGSIGFKELSESSSSIGTTQEEFQVKLRNALNGEVQQLLQSKQGVQRAKVLINLPQETVFASDEDKEKASASVVLTFKPGFRPKQEEVDSYFNLVKTAVPNLSMDGITIASTTAGELEPSDKVGGSSSSSGAVQSQFELTHQFENEVKKNIQQFLIPMVGMDNMVISVVSTLNFDKKSTEANTVVPLPNNDNNGIVISKESTTESSTGTDGSAGGVAGTGQTDVTNFPGGSSSSTSTSESTHDIVNYEPSRVKDLIESAPYKVKDVSINVGIDSTQMTPEKTAAIQQMLVGSVRTLLAESGQTLNDQDLAKRVSVISQTFNANAAQSSGLTVSAYWLAGLGVLAAALLGGGGYYVYRRRKAAREAAELAAAEVPRVELPTIDIDNVSNESQVRKQLENLAKRKPEEFVNLLRTWLVDE
- a CDS encoding MgtE protein, with product MADANTEKSNYSGFERFLFFLTPILFTAVLLGMLLLLFNTEWRNKALEIGNKVPVLKAVLPDPASSAPPTGTDADITVNNAKQKVDELQALLADREASLKKATQETTDQKKEIESLKAQVEQLTQDKQQQTLSDDEYAARIKSLAGVYAKMTPSKAAPILESMTVEETSLILGAMADTERTRVLEKMTPQKAADVSIRLKDSVTAKDQQIAALQSRVKELETATGAGASTLDVSELKKTFSSMKAADAATLLLTMSSTSQSKALLILGSMDDSARSQVLAAMANQDSKKTASLVSKLMPANP
- the flgC gene encoding flagellar basal body rod protein FlgC; its protein translation is MRLSGFDISASALTTQRLRMDVISANIANAETTRAEYVNGKFVPYRRKEVVVAPVQTKFGSLLDEKLNAAGAQGVQVTAIKEDSTPFKQVYNPTHPDADANGMVSMPNVDVLKEMVDMISATRSYEANVTALNASKAMFTKSLEIGR
- a CDS encoding flagellar hook-length control protein FliK; this encodes MNALGIVSAVNTASPTSASASGTGKTGSSGGFAGALVQAIGGTASTGTASAGNGITAGLAGLLGLFSAPSEDSSSAGLLELLAGLTKALDAQDPNAKLPDELQDQLAALLVMLQNLLNPSASEMPDNPQDALAVLTSSIDGTDALQSQSNAQLGWIAALKQTAQNLTDRLAADSTLDAQAPQVKESLQQAVNALQQLQGDKTASKTAGVVEARTSAVDTASGAASTANAAADQQSGNAPAEVQAEVRKAAVPFRNPAWQYATASSKETNPQTEGQIPATAVENTDASSQNSVPVWTLLKSADNLTAAASTANASVPAQVPVQQFAEQMGKFLVKQFVLTQGHGTAEAKISLHPEHLGQVDIKIMIQNGLLTAQFTAENGAARDLLENQMAQLRSALQGQGLQVDRMEVVQQSAGAESAAFFQQFQGRSGSNSQGGQSRDRGAKGVYEDPAAFEAELDRTSFLREIGYGSSLNVTA